In Streptomyces sp. NBC_00091, the following proteins share a genomic window:
- a CDS encoding alpha/beta fold hydrolase has product MRHTLSIDGRALSYLDFGGAGRPLLALHGGMSEAAAFTGLAAVLGDEWRVIAPDQRGHGDSDRAPHYRREGYVADAVALLDHLGLTDPVAVLGYSVGGLNAYHLAAAHPDRTGALIGVDATVEISIPSGPQWYDFLGGLPYTAPTREELLATVGPAAAPFVADGLRPLPDGTGWRLAFHGQDMLDSIHACEGDHWDTWLASTCPALLIHAGRSQALPQATADAMVSRRPGTSYAVLDGDHFVPFTDPEGFHAAVAKFLATL; this is encoded by the coding sequence ATGCGCCACACGCTGAGCATCGACGGACGCGCACTGTCCTACCTGGACTTCGGCGGCGCCGGCCGCCCGCTGCTCGCCCTGCACGGCGGGATGTCCGAAGCCGCCGCCTTCACCGGCCTGGCCGCCGTCCTCGGCGACGAGTGGCGGGTCATCGCGCCCGACCAGCGCGGCCACGGCGACTCCGACCGGGCCCCGCACTACCGCCGCGAGGGATACGTCGCCGACGCCGTCGCCCTCCTCGACCACCTCGGCCTGACCGACCCCGTCGCCGTGCTCGGCTACTCCGTCGGCGGGCTCAACGCCTACCACCTGGCCGCCGCCCACCCCGACCGGACCGGCGCCCTGATCGGCGTGGACGCCACCGTGGAGATCTCCATCCCCTCCGGGCCGCAGTGGTACGACTTCCTCGGCGGCCTGCCCTACACCGCGCCCACCCGCGAGGAACTGCTCGCCACAGTCGGCCCGGCCGCCGCGCCCTTCGTCGCCGACGGCCTGCGCCCGCTGCCCGACGGCACCGGCTGGCGGCTGGCGTTCCACGGGCAGGACATGCTCGACTCCATCCACGCCTGCGAGGGCGACCACTGGGACACCTGGCTCGCGAGCACCTGCCCGGCCCTGCTGATCCACGCCGGCCGCAGCCAGGCGCTCCCGCAGGCCACCGCCGACGCGATGGTCTCCCGGCGCCCGGGGACCTCGTACGCGGTCCTCGACGGGGACCACTTCGTGCCGTTCACGGACCCGGAGGGCTTCCACGCGGCCGTCGCGAAGTTCCTGGCGACGCTGTGA
- a CDS encoding bifunctional UDP-sugar hydrolase/5'-nucleotidase — MSAKPQRPRTARRLTFGALALTAGAGAMVAVALPAGAASGGGAAPKARTVDVQMLSFNDFHGTLEPPQGSSGTVSERQADGTTKAIPAGGVEYLATSLREARKGHEYSVTAAAGDMIGGSPMLSGLFHDEPTVEALNKLNLDVSSVGNHEFDEGKTELRRMAYGGCHPVEGCFEYGKTFTGAQFKYLAANVTDEKTKRPMMNPTFVWKKGDVKIGFIGVTLEGTPDVVTAEGVKGLKFGDEVETINKYAAELNRQGVKSIVALIHEGGLPASGAYNYDCDAPGAGAGISGAIVDIAKNVDPKVDALVTGHTHQAYSCNIPDPAGNPRTVTSAASYGRLFTDTTLTYDRATKDIVRTPAASPKPVNKLVGREQPKAADMSELITRWKALAAPVANRPMGYVSADIPGRGSEAPEKPLGDLIADAQLEATAPADKGGAQLAIMNPGGIRADLAYKAAGDEGDGVVTYGESYTVQPFNNLMNVVDLTGAQLVTALQQQVTGPVNGPNPKILQVSKGFTYTLDLTKTGADRIVAGSVKLNGVAIDPAKTYRVVMNEFLAGGGDGFTVLKEHKNKLVGASDLDAFNAYLAKSSAASPIAPPAADRITVVK; from the coding sequence ATGTCAGCGAAGCCACAACGGCCCCGCACGGCCCGCCGGTTGACCTTCGGCGCTCTCGCCCTCACGGCGGGTGCCGGCGCGATGGTCGCCGTCGCACTGCCGGCCGGTGCCGCGAGTGGTGGCGGTGCGGCCCCGAAGGCCCGCACCGTCGACGTACAGATGCTTTCGTTCAACGACTTCCACGGCACGCTGGAGCCCCCGCAGGGCTCCTCCGGCACCGTGAGCGAACGTCAGGCAGACGGCACCACCAAGGCAATACCCGCAGGTGGGGTCGAGTACCTCGCCACCAGCCTGCGCGAGGCCCGCAAGGGTCACGAGTACTCCGTCACGGCCGCGGCCGGCGACATGATCGGCGGCAGCCCGATGCTGTCCGGTCTCTTCCACGACGAGCCGACCGTCGAGGCGCTCAACAAGCTGAACCTCGACGTGTCGAGCGTCGGCAACCACGAGTTCGACGAGGGCAAGACCGAGCTGCGCCGGATGGCGTACGGCGGTTGTCACCCGGTCGAAGGCTGTTTCGAGTACGGCAAGACCTTCACCGGAGCGCAGTTCAAGTACCTCGCCGCGAACGTGACGGACGAGAAGACCAAGCGTCCGATGATGAACCCCACCTTCGTCTGGAAGAAGGGGGACGTGAAGATCGGCTTCATCGGCGTCACCCTGGAGGGCACTCCGGACGTCGTGACCGCCGAGGGCGTCAAGGGCCTGAAGTTCGGCGACGAGGTCGAGACGATCAACAAGTACGCCGCCGAGCTGAACCGGCAGGGCGTGAAGTCGATCGTGGCGCTGATCCACGAGGGCGGTCTGCCCGCGAGCGGCGCGTACAACTACGACTGCGACGCGCCGGGCGCGGGCGCCGGCATCTCGGGTGCGATCGTCGACATCGCCAAGAACGTCGACCCGAAGGTCGACGCGCTGGTGACCGGCCACACGCACCAGGCGTACTCCTGCAACATCCCCGACCCGGCGGGCAACCCGCGTACGGTCACCTCGGCCGCCTCGTACGGCCGGCTGTTCACGGACACCACGCTGACGTACGACCGGGCCACCAAGGACATCGTCCGCACCCCGGCCGCCTCGCCGAAGCCGGTGAACAAGCTCGTCGGCCGTGAGCAGCCGAAGGCCGCGGACATGTCCGAGCTGATCACCCGCTGGAAGGCGCTGGCCGCCCCGGTGGCGAACCGTCCGATGGGCTACGTCTCGGCCGACATCCCGGGCCGCGGTTCGGAGGCGCCGGAGAAGCCCCTCGGTGACCTGATCGCCGACGCGCAGCTGGAGGCCACGGCCCCGGCGGACAAGGGCGGCGCGCAGCTGGCCATCATGAACCCGGGCGGCATCCGTGCCGACCTGGCCTACAAGGCCGCGGGTGACGAGGGCGACGGCGTCGTGACGTACGGCGAGTCCTACACGGTCCAGCCGTTCAACAACCTGATGAACGTGGTGGACCTGACGGGCGCGCAGCTGGTCACCGCGCTCCAGCAGCAGGTCACGGGCCCGGTCAACGGCCCGAACCCGAAGATCCTCCAGGTCTCGAAGGGCTTCACCTACACCCTGGACCTGACGAAGACGGGCGCCGACCGCATCGTCGCGGGCTCGGTGAAGCTGAACGGCGTGGCGATCGACCCCGCGAAGACCTACCGGGTCGTCATGAACGAGTTCCTCGCGGGCGGCGGTGACGGCTTCACCGTCCTGAAGGAGCACAAGAACAAGCTGGTGGGCGCGTCCGACCTGGACGCCTTCAACGCCTACCTGGCGAAGTCGAGCGCGGCGAGCCCGATCGCCCCGCCGGCGGCGGACCGCATCACGGTCGTCAAGTAG
- the mshD gene encoding mycothiol synthase: MTDAAAALEPGRQIDILDELTEEQAGAVLALIGEAARTDGTTAVSEQGRLQLRGGPREGIRHFLLTDGGRLCGYGQLEDTDPVEAPAAELVVHPALRGRGHGRALGTALLAASGKRIRVWAHGGKSAARHLAQVLGLTLFRELRQLRRPLGPDAPPLPEAVLPAGVTVRTFVPGQDDAAWLAANAAAFAHHPEQGALTQRDLNDRIAQPWFDAKGFFLAEREGELVGFHWTKVHAEERLGEVYVVGVRPGAQGGGLGKALTAIGLHHLAAAGLPTAMLYVDADNPAALAVYEGLGFTTHEIDLMYRTES; the protein is encoded by the coding sequence ATGACTGACGCAGCAGCGGCCCTGGAGCCGGGACGGCAGATTGACATCCTCGACGAACTGACCGAGGAGCAGGCCGGCGCCGTACTGGCGCTGATCGGGGAAGCGGCCCGCACCGACGGCACCACCGCCGTCTCCGAGCAGGGCCGCCTCCAGCTGCGCGGCGGCCCGCGCGAGGGGATCCGGCACTTCCTCCTCACCGACGGCGGCCGACTGTGCGGCTACGGGCAGCTGGAGGACACCGACCCGGTGGAGGCCCCCGCCGCCGAACTCGTCGTCCACCCCGCCCTGCGCGGCCGCGGCCACGGCCGGGCGCTGGGCACCGCCCTGCTGGCCGCCTCCGGCAAGCGGATCCGGGTGTGGGCGCACGGCGGCAAGTCCGCCGCCCGGCACCTCGCCCAGGTCCTCGGCCTGACCCTCTTCCGCGAACTGCGCCAGCTGCGCCGCCCCCTGGGCCCCGACGCGCCGCCGCTCCCGGAGGCCGTCCTCCCCGCCGGGGTGACGGTACGCACCTTCGTGCCCGGGCAGGACGACGCCGCCTGGCTCGCCGCCAACGCCGCCGCCTTCGCCCACCACCCGGAGCAGGGCGCGCTGACGCAGCGGGACCTGAACGACCGGATCGCGCAGCCGTGGTTCGACGCCAAGGGCTTCTTCCTCGCGGAGCGGGAGGGCGAGCTGGTCGGCTTCCACTGGACGAAGGTCCACGCCGAGGAGCGGCTCGGCGAGGTCTACGTCGTCGGCGTCCGCCCCGGCGCGCAGGGCGGCGGCCTCGGCAAGGCCCTCACGGCCATCGGCCTCCACCACCTCGCCGCCGCGGGCCTGCCGACGGCGATGCTCTACGTCGACGCCGACAACCCGGCGGCACTGGCGGTGTACGAGGGCCTCGGCTTCACGACGCACGAGATCGACCTGATGTACCGCACGGAAAGCTGA
- a CDS encoding NUDIX hydrolase: MARRDYEDDPHAPQANSLVPAASAVVVDEDGRVLLQRRTDNGMWALPGGKMDLGESIGDCAVRETYEETGITVEITGIVGTYTNPGHVFAYDDGEVRQEFSICLLARPTGGTLRPSDESFEVAWFAPQEINDLPMVSSIRKRLNDWRSGRGPVVR; encoded by the coding sequence ATGGCCAGGCGTGACTACGAAGACGACCCCCACGCACCGCAGGCGAACAGCCTTGTGCCTGCTGCTTCCGCCGTCGTGGTGGACGAGGACGGCCGGGTGTTGTTGCAGCGCCGGACGGACAACGGGATGTGGGCCCTTCCCGGCGGGAAGATGGATCTCGGCGAGTCCATCGGTGATTGCGCGGTCCGGGAAACCTACGAGGAGACCGGCATCACCGTCGAGATCACGGGCATCGTGGGCACCTACACCAACCCTGGCCACGTGTTCGCCTACGACGACGGCGAGGTGCGTCAGGAGTTCTCCATCTGCCTCCTGGCCCGCCCCACCGGCGGCACCCTCCGCCCCTCGGACGAGTCCTTCGAAGTCGCCTGGTTCGCGCCACAGGAGATCAACGATCTCCCTATGGTGTCCAGCATTCGCAAGCGCCTCAACGACTGGCGATCCGGTCGCGGTCCCGTCGTCCGATGA
- a CDS encoding GNAT family N-acetyltransferase — MTSDSPTFRQLTSPGDVPPQLRRALADCWVEVTNAGGAAGFPFPPVDAATVTPALDQIIDQLSPDTSRLLTATVDGELAGWLNVRRDPFELIAHWGTLHHVQTRTALRGRGVGRALIHEVRKVARDEMGLEQLHLAARGGVGLEDFYGRLGWREIGRWPGALRLAAADDRDEILMLLAPL, encoded by the coding sequence ATGACCTCTGACTCCCCCACCTTCCGGCAGCTCACCTCTCCCGGCGACGTCCCTCCCCAGCTCCGCCGCGCCCTCGCCGACTGCTGGGTCGAGGTCACCAACGCGGGCGGCGCGGCCGGCTTCCCCTTCCCCCCGGTCGACGCCGCCACCGTGACCCCGGCCCTCGACCAGATCATCGACCAGCTCTCCCCCGACACCAGCCGGCTCCTCACGGCGACCGTGGACGGGGAACTGGCGGGCTGGCTCAACGTCCGCCGCGACCCCTTCGAGCTGATCGCGCACTGGGGCACGCTCCACCACGTCCAGACCCGCACCGCCCTGCGCGGGCGCGGGGTCGGACGTGCCCTGATCCACGAGGTACGGAAAGTCGCCCGGGACGAGATGGGCCTGGAACAGCTGCACCTCGCCGCCCGCGGCGGGGTCGGCCTGGAGGACTTCTACGGCCGCCTCGGCTGGAGGGAAATAGGCCGCTGGCCCGGCGCCCTCCGGCTCGCCGCCGCCGACGACCGCGACGAGATCCTCATGCTCCTCGCCCCGCTGTAA
- a CDS encoding RNA degradosome polyphosphate kinase: MSHQPSAGPTEVPAQHPSHTPGTGTGTATGTASASGTGTAKSSLGSIAAHRPHAGRAVGHVDLDPDLDADLDAYEDKDETGELPANRFLDRERSWLAFNERVLELAEDPNTPLLERANFLAIFASNLDEFFMVRVAGLKRRIATGVATRSASGLQPREVLDLIWTRSRELMARHAACYQHDIAPQLAEEGIHLIRWPDLTEKEQARLFTLFRNQIFPVLTPLAVDPAHPFPYISGLSLNLAVVVRNPVSGHRHFARVKVPPLLSRFLEASPQRYVPLEDVIAAHLEELFPGMEVLAHHMFRVTRNEDLEVEEDDAENLLQALEKELMRRRFGPPVRLEVEESIDPGVLDLLVQELKVSAAEVYPLPGPLDLTALFGISSLDRPELKYPKFVAGTHRDLAEVESASAPDIFAALRERDVLLHHPYDSFSTSVQAFLEQAAGDPDVLAIKQTLYRTSGDSPIVDALIDAAESGKQVLVLVEIKARFDEQANIKWARKLEESGCHVVYGLVGLKTHCKLSLVVRQEGDTLRRYSHVGTGNYHPKTARLYEDLGLLTADPQVGADLSDLFNRLSGYSRRETYRRLLTAPKSLRDGLISRIDKEADHHRAGRPASVRLKMNSIVDEALIDSLYRASQAGVPIDIWVRGICAVRPGVPGLSENVRVRSILGRFLEHSRVFAFGNGGEPEVWIGSADMMHRNLDRRIEALVRVTDPAHRAALDRMLETGMSAATSSWHLGPDGEWTRHSTDAEGQPLRHVQEMLIDARRRRRGSAKP, translated from the coding sequence ATGAGCCACCAGCCCAGCGCAGGCCCCACCGAGGTCCCCGCCCAGCACCCGTCTCACACCCCCGGAACCGGAACCGGAACCGCCACCGGCACCGCCAGCGCCAGCGGAACCGGCACCGCGAAGTCCTCCCTCGGCTCCATAGCCGCCCACCGCCCCCACGCCGGCCGCGCGGTCGGCCACGTCGACCTGGATCCCGACCTCGACGCCGACCTGGACGCCTACGAGGACAAGGACGAGACCGGCGAGCTGCCCGCGAACCGCTTCCTCGACCGGGAGCGCAGCTGGCTGGCCTTCAACGAGCGGGTGCTCGAGCTCGCCGAGGACCCGAACACCCCGCTCCTCGAGCGCGCCAACTTCCTGGCGATCTTCGCGAGCAACCTCGACGAGTTCTTCATGGTCCGCGTCGCCGGCCTCAAGCGCCGCATCGCGACCGGCGTCGCCACCCGTTCGGCCTCAGGCCTCCAGCCGCGTGAGGTGCTGGACCTGATCTGGACCCGCTCGCGCGAGCTCATGGCCCGGCACGCCGCCTGCTACCAGCACGACATCGCCCCCCAGCTCGCCGAGGAGGGCATCCACCTCATCCGGTGGCCCGACCTCACCGAGAAGGAGCAGGCGCGCCTCTTCACCCTGTTCCGCAACCAGATCTTCCCGGTGCTCACCCCGCTGGCCGTGGACCCCGCGCACCCGTTCCCGTACATCTCCGGCCTCTCCCTGAACCTGGCCGTCGTCGTACGCAACCCCGTCAGCGGCCACCGCCACTTCGCCCGGGTCAAGGTCCCGCCCCTCCTCTCCCGCTTCCTGGAGGCCTCCCCGCAGCGCTACGTCCCCCTCGAGGACGTCATCGCCGCGCACCTGGAGGAGCTGTTCCCCGGCATGGAGGTGCTCGCGCACCACATGTTCCGCGTGACCCGCAACGAGGACCTCGAGGTCGAGGAGGACGACGCCGAGAACCTCCTCCAGGCCCTGGAGAAGGAACTCATGCGGCGCCGCTTCGGCCCGCCCGTGCGCCTGGAGGTCGAGGAATCCATCGACCCCGGCGTCCTGGACCTGCTCGTACAGGAGCTGAAGGTCAGCGCCGCCGAGGTGTACCCGCTGCCCGGCCCCCTCGACCTGACCGCCCTCTTCGGGATCTCCTCCCTGGACCGGCCCGAGCTGAAGTACCCCAAGTTCGTCGCCGGCACCCACCGTGACCTCGCCGAGGTGGAGTCCGCGTCCGCGCCCGACATCTTCGCCGCGCTGCGCGAACGCGACGTGCTCCTGCACCACCCGTACGACTCCTTCTCCACCTCCGTGCAGGCCTTCCTGGAACAGGCCGCCGGCGACCCCGACGTACTCGCGATCAAGCAGACCCTGTACCGGACCTCCGGCGACTCCCCCATAGTCGACGCCCTGATCGACGCCGCCGAGTCCGGCAAGCAGGTCCTCGTACTCGTCGAGATCAAGGCCCGCTTCGACGAGCAGGCCAACATCAAGTGGGCGCGCAAGCTGGAGGAGTCCGGCTGCCACGTGGTCTACGGCCTGGTCGGCCTCAAGACCCACTGCAAGCTCTCCCTCGTCGTCCGCCAGGAGGGCGACACCCTGCGCCGCTACTCCCACGTCGGCACCGGCAACTACCACCCCAAGACCGCCCGCCTGTACGAGGACCTCGGCCTGCTCACCGCCGACCCGCAGGTCGGCGCGGACCTCTCCGACCTCTTCAACCGGCTGTCCGGCTACTCGCGGCGCGAGACCTACCGCCGGCTGCTGACCGCCCCGAAGTCCCTGCGCGACGGACTGATCTCGCGCATCGACAAGGAGGCCGACCACCACCGGGCCGGCCGCCCCGCGTCGGTCCGCCTGAAGATGAACTCGATCGTCGACGAGGCCCTCATCGACTCCCTCTACCGGGCCTCCCAGGCGGGCGTCCCCATCGACATCTGGGTACGCGGCATCTGCGCCGTACGCCCCGGAGTCCCCGGGCTGTCGGAGAACGTCCGCGTCCGTTCGATCCTCGGCCGCTTCCTGGAGCACTCCCGGGTCTTCGCCTTCGGCAACGGCGGCGAACCCGAGGTGTGGATCGGCAGCGCCGACATGATGCACCGCAACCTCGACCGCCGCATCGAGGCACTGGTCAGGGTCACCGACCCGGCCCACCGCGCGGCACTGGACCGGATGCTGGAGACCGGCATGTCCGCCGCCACCTCCTCCTGGCACCTGGGCCCGGACGGCGAATGGACCCGGCACAGCACCGACGCCGAAGGCCAGCCGCTGCGGCACGTACAGGAGATGCTCATAGACGCCCGGAGGCGCCGGCGTGGCTCAGCCAAACCATGA
- a CDS encoding CHAD domain-containing protein: MAQPNHDDLTAGDVLGVYLRSQATAFLRALRLHDAGAPGGADPADSSEAAHGLRGAARRIAGSLSTFRVVTESGWADSLRTELVWLSSTLADEHAYAARLARLMEALQRLSGSPDVPSPRVGSASSGALTVGSARAGALLERQLTLARTRAHSTILQALGSARFHAVADAVAVLASEVPLDPVAARGRVGEVLHPLAALTETRLAGAVAALPAAEGTPYAAHEDGAWHEVRRLLRVHRYAREALGEDVARLAAAGEALDRHRDASEAAAASATAARTPRIAPATAYALGVLHADQRHAVEAARIAFHHIWHPAALPDAPLAPLSPGGPPGLRAAAPDSVRRV, translated from the coding sequence GTGGCTCAGCCAAACCATGACGACCTGACCGCAGGTGACGTGCTCGGCGTCTACCTCCGCTCCCAGGCCACCGCTTTCCTGCGCGCCCTGCGCCTGCACGACGCGGGCGCGCCGGGCGGCGCGGACCCGGCGGACAGCAGCGAGGCGGCGCACGGCCTGCGGGGCGCGGCGCGGCGGATCGCCGGGTCCCTGAGCACGTTCCGGGTGGTGACCGAGTCGGGCTGGGCGGACTCGCTGCGCACGGAGCTCGTCTGGCTGTCCTCCACCCTGGCCGACGAGCACGCGTACGCCGCCCGGCTGGCCCGGCTCATGGAGGCCCTGCAACGCCTCTCCGGCTCCCCGGACGTCCCCTCGCCCCGGGTCGGCTCGGCCTCCTCCGGCGCGCTCACCGTGGGCTCGGCGCGGGCGGGCGCCCTGCTGGAACGCCAGCTGACGCTCGCGCGCACCCGGGCCCACTCCACCATCCTCCAGGCTCTCGGGTCGGCCCGCTTCCACGCGGTGGCGGACGCGGTCGCGGTGCTGGCCTCGGAGGTCCCGCTGGACCCGGTGGCCGCGCGGGGCCGGGTCGGGGAGGTCCTCCACCCGCTTGCGGCGCTCACCGAGACCCGCCTCGCCGGAGCCGTCGCCGCCCTCCCCGCCGCGGAGGGCACCCCGTACGCCGCGCACGAGGACGGCGCCTGGCACGAGGTACGCCGGCTCCTGCGGGTGCACCGGTACGCGCGGGAGGCCCTCGGCGAGGACGTGGCCCGGCTCGCGGCCGCGGGCGAGGCGCTGGACCGGCACCGGGACGCCTCCGAGGCCGCCGCCGCCTCGGCGACGGCCGCCCGTACCCCGCGCATCGCCCCGGCGACGGCCTACGCCCTGGGCGTCCTGCACGCCGACCAGCGCCACGCGGTGGAGGCGGCCCGCATCGCCTTCCACCACATCTGGCACCCCGCCGCCCTTCCCGACGCGCCCCTCGCACCACTCAGCCCTGGCGGGCCTCCCGGGCTTCGCGCCGCTGCGCCGGACTCCGTCCGCCGGGTCTAG
- the pstS gene encoding phosphate ABC transporter substrate-binding protein PstS produces MKLQRKNRLRASALGALVVSGALVLTACGSDDNTKTGADGTPKASAPAPGDIKCDGAKGKLLASGSSAQKNAVDLWVKNYMAACSGVEVNYKSSSSGEGIVAFNQGTVGFAGSDSALKPEQVEESKKICTGGQGINLPMVGGPIALGFNVSGVDKLNLDAATLANIFNDKIKKWDDEAIKKLNPGVTLPSTAIQAFHRSEDSGTTENLGKYLKAAAPDAWSYEASKKWPAPGGQAASGSAGVASQVKAVDGAIGYFELSYATSQSIKTVDVNTGAGAPVKATPENASKAIAAAKVTGTGSDLALKLDYTTKAEGAYPIVLVTYEVVCDKGNKAETLATVKSFLEYTSSDAGQKVLTENGYAPIPAEINTKVREVVKSLS; encoded by the coding sequence GTGAAGCTTCAGCGCAAGAACCGGCTTCGTGCCTCCGCCCTCGGGGCTCTCGTCGTGTCCGGCGCCCTGGTCCTCACGGCGTGCGGCTCGGACGACAACACGAAGACCGGCGCCGACGGCACCCCGAAGGCCTCGGCCCCGGCGCCCGGCGACATCAAGTGCGACGGCGCCAAGGGCAAGCTCCTCGCCTCCGGCTCCTCCGCGCAGAAGAACGCGGTCGACCTGTGGGTGAAGAACTACATGGCCGCCTGCTCCGGCGTCGAGGTGAACTACAAGTCCTCCTCCTCCGGTGAGGGCATCGTCGCCTTCAACCAGGGCACCGTCGGCTTCGCCGGCTCGGACTCCGCGCTGAAGCCCGAGCAGGTCGAGGAGTCGAAGAAGATCTGCACCGGCGGCCAGGGCATCAACCTGCCGATGGTCGGCGGCCCCATCGCCCTCGGCTTCAACGTCTCCGGCGTGGACAAGCTGAACCTCGACGCCGCGACCCTCGCCAACATCTTCAACGACAAGATCAAGAAGTGGGACGACGAGGCGATCAAGAAGCTGAACCCGGGCGTCACGCTTCCCTCCACCGCCATCCAGGCCTTCCACCGCTCCGAGGACTCGGGCACCACCGAGAACCTGGGCAAGTACCTCAAGGCCGCCGCCCCTGACGCCTGGTCCTACGAGGCCTCGAAGAAGTGGCCGGCCCCCGGTGGCCAGGCCGCCTCCGGCTCCGCCGGTGTCGCCTCCCAGGTCAAGGCCGTCGACGGCGCGATCGGCTACTTCGAGCTCTCGTACGCGACCTCGCAGAGCATCAAGACGGTCGACGTCAACACCGGCGCCGGCGCCCCGGTCAAGGCCACCCCGGAGAACGCCTCCAAGGCCATCGCCGCCGCGAAGGTCACCGGCACCGGCTCCGACCTGGCCCTGAAGCTCGACTACACGACCAAGGCCGAGGGCGCGTACCCGATCGTCCTGGTCACCTACGAGGTCGTCTGCGACAAGGGCAACAAGGCCGAGACCCTCGCCACCGTGAAGTCCTTCCTCGAGTACACCTCCTCGGACGCGGGCCAGAAGGTCCTCACCGAGAACGGCTACGCGCCGATCCCGGCCGAGATCAACACCAAGGTCCGCGAAGTCGTCAAGTCGCTGTCCTAG
- the pstC gene encoding phosphate ABC transporter permease subunit PstC, translating to MASTTPTHIDTAPPVSSSRSTGRAGDKIFAGLSKGSGILLLVIMASIAAFLTYRASIALSKNEGNFLTTFDWNASANPPVFGIAVLLFGTVVSSIIAMAIAVPIAVGIALFISHYAPRKLAAPLAYVVDLLAAVPSIVYGIWGALFLVPQLNGLNLWLDEYLGWTYVFEKTQVGVARSLFTVGILLAIMILPIVTSVSREVFLQVPRMNEEAALALGATRWEVIRMSVLPFGRSGVISASMLGLGRALGETMAVATVLSPSFLISLHVLNPGGGTFAQNIAAKFDEANEFGRDALIASGLVLFLLTLLVNGAARLIIARRKDFSGANA from the coding sequence ATGGCTTCCACCACACCCACTCACATAGACACGGCTCCGCCCGTCTCCTCGAGCAGGTCCACCGGCCGCGCCGGTGACAAGATCTTCGCGGGGCTCTCCAAGGGCTCCGGCATCCTGCTCCTGGTGATCATGGCGTCGATCGCCGCCTTCCTCACCTACCGGGCCAGCATCGCCCTGTCGAAGAACGAGGGGAACTTCCTCACCACCTTCGACTGGAACGCCTCGGCCAACCCCCCTGTCTTCGGCATCGCCGTCCTCCTCTTCGGCACCGTCGTCAGCTCGATCATCGCGATGGCCATCGCGGTTCCGATCGCTGTCGGCATCGCCCTGTTCATCTCGCACTACGCGCCGCGCAAGCTGGCCGCGCCCCTCGCCTACGTGGTCGACCTGCTGGCCGCCGTGCCGTCGATCGTCTACGGCATCTGGGGCGCCCTCTTCCTGGTGCCGCAGCTGAACGGGCTGAACCTCTGGCTCGACGAGTACCTCGGCTGGACCTACGTCTTCGAGAAGACCCAGGTCGGCGTCGCCCGCTCGCTCTTCACCGTCGGCATCCTCCTCGCGATCATGATCCTGCCGATCGTGACCAGCGTCAGCCGCGAGGTCTTCCTCCAGGTCCCGCGCATGAACGAGGAGGCCGCCCTGGCCCTCGGCGCGACCCGCTGGGAGGTCATCCGGATGTCGGTGCTGCCCTTCGGACGCTCCGGTGTCATCTCCGCCTCGATGCTCGGCCTCGGCCGCGCGCTCGGCGAGACCATGGCCGTGGCCACCGTCCTCTCCCCGAGCTTCCTGATCTCGCTGCACGTCCTGAACCCGGGTGGCGGCACCTTCGCGCAGAACATCGCCGCGAAGTTCGACGAGGCCAACGAGTTCGGCCGGGACGCGCTGATCGCCTCCGGCCTGGTCCTCTTCCTGCTCACCCTGCTGGTCAACGGCGCGGCCCGGCTGATCATCGCCCGTCGCAAGGACTTCTCGGGGGCGAACGCCTGA